The genomic window TGTCCTCTCCCACGGGGAGAGGAAGTTGAATGGAGAAACTGGTGAAGAAAAAAATCCTTCTCTTTGCACTCGTGACCTTAATACTCGCTTGCATCCAGCGCGCCGACGCGCAGCAGCCGAAGAAGGTCCCGCGGATAGGGTATCTATCGCCGTTCGATCCAGCTACTGAGTCCACGCGTTCCGAGCCATTTCGGCTGGCTCTGCGCGAGCTTGGCTACATAGAAGGACAGAATATCGCCATCGAGTACCGATATGCGGAGGGGAAGCTCGATCGGTACCCGGAGCTTGCGGCGGAACTGGTGCGTCTCAAGGTTGATATTATCGTGCCAGCAGGAGGGGACAGGGTGACCCGGGCAGCCAAGAATGCGACCAAGACGATTCCCATCGTTCTGTTGGGCGCCGGGTCCGATCCTGTCGCGGCAGGCCTAGTTGCAAGCCTTGCCCGTCCCGGCGGCAACGTCACCGGCCTTACTCTCCTTTCCAGAGAGCTAGGCGGGAAGCGGCTGGAGCTGCTCAAAGAAGCCGTTCCCAAACTTGCCCGTGTCGCGGTTTTTTACGATCCGGCCAATCGGCCCAATGTACTCGAGGTGAAAGAGGTTCTCCCAGTCGCGGCGCGTGCGCTGGGGTTGACTGTTCGGTCTTGGGAGGTACGAGATACGGACGGTTTCGAGAAGGTATTCGCTGCGCTAAACAAGGAGCGCCCGGATGGACTCTATGTGCCCGGCGGTGGCCCGCTAATGAATGCTAACGGAAAGCGGATCGCGGGCTTTGCGTTAAAGAGCCGGCTACCGTCGGTGTATAACGACAGAGAAGCTGTAGATGCCGGTGGGCTCATGTACTACGGGGCGGACCTCGCGGACAGCTACCGGCGCGCAGCCACTTACGTGGACAAGATCCTGAAGGGATCCAAGCCCGCCGACCTGCCTGTGGAGCAGCCGACGAAGTTTGAGCTGGTGATTAATCTCAAGACGGCGAAGCAGATCGGCGTGACGATCCCGCAGTCCATGCTGTACCGGGCGGATAAGGTGATCAAGTAGGCGATAGGCACGAGGTGGTCGGCTCCACGGCAGATCGTTGACTTAGTTCACTACTTAGGCTACACAAGAACGATGATTCGGCTGAACATTCACGAAGCAAAAACTCATCTTTCGCGTTACCTTGGAAGGCTTGCTCGCGGAGAAACCATTCT from Candidatus Binatia bacterium includes these protein-coding regions:
- a CDS encoding ABC transporter substrate-binding protein; amino-acid sequence: MEKLVKKKILLFALVTLILACIQRADAQQPKKVPRIGYLSPFDPATESTRSEPFRLALRELGYIEGQNIAIEYRYAEGKLDRYPELAAELVRLKVDIIVPAGGDRVTRAAKNATKTIPIVLLGAGSDPVAAGLVASLARPGGNVTGLTLLSRELGGKRLELLKEAVPKLARVAVFYDPANRPNVLEVKEVLPVAARALGLTVRSWEVRDTDGFEKVFAALNKERPDGLYVPGGGPLMNANGKRIAGFALKSRLPSVYNDREAVDAGGLMYYGADLADSYRRAATYVDKILKGSKPADLPVEQPTKFELVINLKTAKQIGVTIPQSMLYRADKVIK